A genomic window from Streptomyces sp. HUAS YS2 includes:
- a CDS encoding acyl-CoA dehydrogenase family protein, producing the protein MRTTPEQDDLRAAVRSVLARHGGAAAWRPLAEQLGAAALAIPERQGGLGCGLPEIAVVSEELGRALSPTPYLGSAVLAVTALVAADADLAPGLVDGTLIAALAWAEAGGWEPDDLTAHADAGPDGTWRLTGMKEYVLAGPDAPDLVYAFARTPEGRLGLFAVDGPGAEFVALPTLDRTRPLARIVLDRAPARLLTEDGAAVLARVRDVGAVALAAECVGAAERALEITVRYAKDRVQFGRPIGSFQAVKHRLADLHAGVAAARSLALAAAHADGGPESARLAAAAKSACAEAYQRVAAETVQLHGGIGITWEHSAHDHLKRAHGAAALLGSPAAHRARLGGLLGLNAA; encoded by the coding sequence ATGAGGACCACGCCGGAACAGGACGACCTCCGCGCGGCGGTACGGTCCGTCCTCGCCCGCCACGGGGGTGCGGCCGCCTGGCGGCCGCTGGCCGAACAGCTCGGCGCCGCCGCCCTCGCGATCCCGGAGAGGCAGGGCGGCCTGGGCTGCGGTCTGCCGGAAATCGCCGTCGTGTCGGAGGAGTTGGGCCGGGCACTGAGCCCCACCCCGTACCTCGGCTCGGCGGTCCTCGCCGTCACCGCGCTCGTCGCCGCGGACGCGGACCTCGCCCCCGGCCTCGTCGACGGCACGCTGATCGCCGCGCTGGCATGGGCGGAGGCGGGCGGCTGGGAGCCGGACGACCTGACCGCCCACGCGGATGCCGGTCCCGACGGCACCTGGCGGCTCACCGGTATGAAGGAGTACGTCCTCGCCGGACCCGACGCGCCCGACCTCGTGTACGCGTTCGCCCGGACGCCGGAGGGGCGGCTCGGCCTGTTCGCGGTCGACGGGCCCGGCGCGGAGTTCGTGGCGCTGCCCACCCTCGACCGCACCCGGCCGCTCGCCCGGATCGTCCTCGACCGCGCGCCCGCGCGGCTGCTGACCGAGGACGGCGCGGCGGTCCTCGCGCGGGTCCGGGACGTCGGCGCGGTCGCGCTCGCCGCCGAGTGCGTCGGCGCCGCCGAACGGGCCCTGGAGATCACGGTCCGGTACGCCAAGGACCGCGTCCAGTTCGGCCGGCCCATCGGCTCCTTCCAGGCCGTGAAGCACCGGCTGGCCGACCTGCACGCGGGCGTCGCGGCGGCCCGCTCGCTCGCGCTCGCCGCCGCACACGCCGACGGCGGCCCGGAGTCCGCCCGGCTCGCCGCCGCCGCCAAGTCCGCGTGCGCCGAGGCGTACCAGCGGGTCGCCGCCGAGACCGTTCAGCTGCACGGCGGCATCGGCATCACCTGGGAGCACTCCGCCCACGACCACCTCAAGCGCGCCCACGGCGCCGCCGCGCTGCTCGGCTCTCCGGCCGCGCACCGCGCCAGGCTCGGCGGTCTGCTCGGCCTCAACGCGGCCTGA